A window of Macrococcus sp. 19Msa1099 genomic DNA:
GTCGAAATTGTTCCCTTTTAATGTGTCCCTAAAGAAATCGTTAAAAAAATGAACGTCAGGGACTTGATCGATATTCTCATGAATCGTCTTTATAGCATCCGGCATTGCACTATATAGATTCCAGCCTTCACCTAGGATAAAGCCATATTTATTCTTACTTTGGATCAATCTTTCGATATGCTGCATCGTCTCAATATCAATAACACCCATCAAATCAAAACGGAAGCCGTCGATCTTAAAGGTATCAATATAATATTCTAATGTATCCAATATATATTTACGCATCATGACGCGTTCTGTCTTAACATCGTTTCCAACCCCAGTGCCATTGCTTAATGTACCATCTTTATGATAGCGAAAATAATATCCTGGCACGAGCTGTTCAAATGGAGAAGTCTCCATCTTATATACATGATTAAAGACGACATCTAAAATCACACCCATATCTGCTTCGTGATATTTCTGTACTACCATCTTTAATTCTTCGATTCGTTTCACAGGATGCACCGCGTCTGTAGAATAACTGCCATCAATCGTCTGATAGAATTCCGGATCATATCCCCAGTTGTAATTGGACGTGAAATCAATATCATCAACGCGAGCGAAATCGTTTACGGGTAATAATTCAATATGACTGGTGCCTAATGATTTTATATAATCAAAGCCAGTAGTATGCCCCGTATGGGTTGAGGTTCCTTCTTCGATTAACCCTAATAATTTGCCTTTATGCTGTATACCGCTATTCGGATGCATCGAGAAGTCTCTTGTGTGGACTTCATAAATAATGACATCATTACGTTCTATTTCTGGAAATTGAGAAGGAAAGTCTTGCACTTGATTCATATCGATGACCACGCTTTTCGTACTATTGACAGTTAATCCTTTAGCGTAGGGATCGTTCACTCGTATTTTCTTGTTGTTGATCATGACTTCGTACTGATAGGAAATACCATGGAGATTATTATCAACGACAACGGTATATGTACCGTTGTTCTTACGAGTCATTTCATACGTATGGTCATCTGTTACGACGATTATAGACTGCGCAACTGGTGACCATACAGAGAATGTCGTCTTATCATCTTTAATCGTTGCACCGAGGGTTTCATCCAGTGCACTAAATGCTGATTCAAAATTTGAGGTTCTCGTGATATCTCCTATGAATAATGGAATTTCTTGCCCGTCATATAATATATGATATGTTTGAGACAGATGTATAGGATGTGACATCTTCAATTTATAATAGTAGTTATTTTCAAGTTTAAATTGTTTCATCAATTCTAGTTTGAAGATACCATCATTATCGATTTGAAAATGTCCATTTAATTTTACATTTGATTGAATGGTTATGAGATTAAAATCATCTATATAAGCTTGCAATGGTAAAACCTCCTACTCGTTTAATATTATAACGTGTAACATGGAAAATATAAAAGTAAAAATATTTTGAATATAGGAAATTTTATTCATTTAAAGGGTATAATATAGAGATGAAAATATAATTAAATAATGTTTAATTAACATATCGTTCACATTTTTCAATTATACTGAAAATAAGCAATATGACGGAGGGATGAAATGGTAACTGAATTAGATCGATTTTTATTTCATCAAGGGACGCATTATGCATCCCAGCAGTTTATGGGCGCTCATTTCAACAAAGAGAAAGGTGAGACAACATTTACCGTATGGGCACCACATGCGCGCAAGGTAAGTGTTGCATTAGATGCGAATCAATGGACGGGTACTGGATACGAACTTGAGAAAGTACCGGATAGTGGATTGTTTACAGGTACATTTAATGTATGTATTGGTTCAATCTATAAATATTTAATCGAAACTAAACAAGGTCAACAAATATTCAAGGCGGATCCTTATGCATTCTATGCTGAGAAACGACCTGCAACAGCATCGGTTGTCACGGATATCTCCTATCAATGGTCAGATGAAGCATGGCAGAGTAATAAGACTTCTCCTTATGATCAACCAATCAATATTTATGAAGTTCATCTTGGAACGTGGAAAAAACATAATGTTGAGCGCTACGAAGGAGAATCCATCGATGCGTTTACAGATCGTTCATATTATACATATAGAGAAATGGCGGAGTCCTTAATCCCGTATGTGAAGAAGATGGGCTATACTCATATTGAATTGATGCCAATTACTGAACATCCTTTCGATTTGTCCTGGGGTTATCAAGTAACGGGTTATTTTGCACCTACAAGCCGATTTGGTACACCACAGGATTTCAAATATTTTATCGATCAATGTCATCAGCACCAAATTGGAGTGATACTGGACTGGGTACCGGCTCATTTTTGTAAGGATGCGCACGGTCTCAGGATGTTTGATGGGACTCCGTTATTTGAACATCCCGATATGTATCGTGCAGAAAAACGTGGCTGGGGGACGTTGACCTTTGATTTTGGACGAACAGAAGTACAGAGTTTCCTCGTGTCAAATGCACTATTTTGGTTGAGTGAATATCATATCGATGGTTTGCGTGTGGATGCTGTACATTCAATGACGGATCTTAATTTTGAGAATCATAAAGCACATGAGAGAATTTTTAATGAGGATGGGACAACGATTCATAAAGAAGCGGTTGCGTTTTTACGGAAGCTGAACACCGAAGTTTTCAAACATTACCCGTATACATTAATGATTGCAGAGGACTCATCAGATATGAAGAATGTTACAGCGCCAGTTGCTTCTGGCGGACTTGGGTTTAACTTTAAATGGGATCTTGGATTTATGCACGACACGCTTGATTATATGGAACTCGATCCTATTATGAGGCAGCATCACCACAATTATTTGAACTTTCCGCTTGTCTATCGCTACGACGAAAACTTTATCCTACCTTTCTCACATGATGAAGTGGTCCACGGTAAACTTAGTATGCTGGATAAAATGCCGGGAGATCAATGGCAGAAGTTCGCGCAGTATCGCTTATTATATGGCTATCAGATGACCCAGCCGGGTAAGAAGCTTAACTTTATGGGTAGCGAGATTGGAATGTATGCTGAGTGGAAAGATAAAGAACAGCTGGACTGGTTCTTGCTGGACTATCCCATTCATCAAGGACTGCAGGATTTTGTTCAGGATATGAATAAGCTGTATTTAAAAGAAAGACCACTATTTGAATTAGATTACAAAACAGAAGGCTTCAAATGGATAGATGCAGACAATAATACACAGAATATTGCGAGTTACATGCGTACAGATCGTAAGGGTAACACTTTGATTATAGTGCTTAATTTCTCGAAGGAAGTTTATTATGACTTTACCGTGGCAGTAGATCAGCCTGGTAAGTATAAAGAATATTTTAATTCAGATAAAAAA
This region includes:
- the pulA gene encoding type I pullulanase; this translates as MQAYIDDFNLITIQSNVKLNGHFQIDNDGIFKLELMKQFKLENNYYYKLKMSHPIHLSQTYHILYDGQEIPLFIGDITRTSNFESAFSALDETLGATIKDDKTTFSVWSPVAQSIIVVTDDHTYEMTRKNNGTYTVVVDNNLHGISYQYEVMINNKKIRVNDPYAKGLTVNSTKSVVIDMNQVQDFPSQFPEIERNDVIIYEVHTRDFSMHPNSGIQHKGKLLGLIEEGTSTHTGHTTGFDYIKSLGTSHIELLPVNDFARVDDIDFTSNYNWGYDPEFYQTIDGSYSTDAVHPVKRIEELKMVVQKYHEADMGVILDVVFNHVYKMETSPFEQLVPGYYFRYHKDGTLSNGTGVGNDVKTERVMMRKYILDTLEYYIDTFKIDGFRFDLMGVIDIETMQHIERLIQSKNKYGFILGEGWNLYSAMPDAIKTIHENIDQVPDVHFFNDFFRDTLKGNNFDLKDRGYFNGKGRYYERMFTLFTGQTGIPAKQSINYAEVHDNHTLFDRINYTTQTDIQLQHKIHQMITIFTILSLGTPFIHAGQEFFRTKYGHGNTYNLSDFINRIDWNRRIKYDKELDVIKQAIQIRRTYEIFKVQTLENKSKRIIQLNIDQPLFGVLLFDRRYEFILLFNPTAINYDVPLPRMGQYEVVLTNESTQQKLVQSQVTLNPYQCLLLKKNF
- the glgB gene encoding 1,4-alpha-glucan branching protein GlgB, with protein sequence MVTELDRFLFHQGTHYASQQFMGAHFNKEKGETTFTVWAPHARKVSVALDANQWTGTGYELEKVPDSGLFTGTFNVCIGSIYKYLIETKQGQQIFKADPYAFYAEKRPATASVVTDISYQWSDEAWQSNKTSPYDQPINIYEVHLGTWKKHNVERYEGESIDAFTDRSYYTYREMAESLIPYVKKMGYTHIELMPITEHPFDLSWGYQVTGYFAPTSRFGTPQDFKYFIDQCHQHQIGVILDWVPAHFCKDAHGLRMFDGTPLFEHPDMYRAEKRGWGTLTFDFGRTEVQSFLVSNALFWLSEYHIDGLRVDAVHSMTDLNFENHKAHERIFNEDGTTIHKEAVAFLRKLNTEVFKHYPYTLMIAEDSSDMKNVTAPVASGGLGFNFKWDLGFMHDTLDYMELDPIMRQHHHNYLNFPLVYRYDENFILPFSHDEVVHGKLSMLDKMPGDQWQKFAQYRLLYGYQMTQPGKKLNFMGSEIGMYAEWKDKEQLDWFLLDYPIHQGLQDFVQDMNKLYLKERPLFELDYKTEGFKWIDADNNTQNIASYMRTDRKGNTLIIVLNFSKEVYYDFTVAVDQPGKYKEYFNSDKKIYGGSNQVVSNYLFSETIEVTGFKHAIKGKIPPFGFVIYKKVKERKRTS